A genome region from Proteus vulgaris includes the following:
- a CDS encoding ABC transporter ATP-binding protein, with product MIQIEGMAITRGDAQHGFRVALPSLTLEKGEICALTGLSGCGKSTLLEMIGLILRPDELTHFQLDNELIITQALLNNEQTQLASLRAEKLGFMLQSGGLLPFLTVMQNIQLPRKMLGLTQHSAWLDHAIEHLQLRPLLSRFPRQLSIGERQRVAFIRAIAHEPALLLADEPTAALDPHNAQVLYALIVEMVKQLDISALVVSHDWSLVERFGFNHYHAQLEGGGSVFIKQ from the coding sequence ATGATCCAGATTGAAGGCATGGCAATTACGCGTGGTGATGCGCAACATGGTTTTCGTGTTGCGCTTCCTTCATTGACCCTTGAAAAAGGAGAAATTTGCGCGCTAACAGGGCTAAGTGGTTGTGGGAAAAGTACCTTACTAGAAATGATTGGGCTAATCTTACGCCCTGACGAATTAACGCATTTTCAACTTGATAATGAGTTAATTATCACACAAGCGTTGTTGAATAATGAACAAACTCAACTTGCATCATTACGTGCTGAAAAATTGGGTTTTATGCTCCAAAGCGGTGGGTTACTCCCCTTTTTAACCGTTATGCAAAATATTCAATTACCTCGCAAAATGCTGGGATTAACGCAACACTCTGCTTGGCTCGATCACGCGATTGAGCATCTGCAATTACGCCCCTTACTTAGTCGCTTTCCTCGCCAACTCTCTATTGGTGAGCGCCAACGCGTAGCATTTATTCGTGCCATCGCCCATGAGCCCGCTTTATTACTTGCTGATGAACCCACCGCAGCCCTTGATCCCCATAATGCGCAAGTGCTGTATGCACTCATTGTCGAAATGGTAAAGCAACTGGATATCTCTGCACTGGTTGTGAGTCACGATTGGTCTTTAGTCGAGCGTTTTGGTTTTAACCACTATCACGCACAACTTGAAGGAGGCGGTAGTGTCTTTATCAAACAATAG
- a CDS encoding ABC transporter permease, producing the protein MSLSNNSANPNRLGLLCSLAWRDLIYDRKVALCIVFSLVSVIAPLLLLFGLKNGIVTQLHNQLLNDPRNLEIRMLGNGNYPQTWFDEIAQKEEVRFVIPLTRSLNTQADIVIDGQHFIDNAEIIPTAEHDPLLEGATIPQNADTLVLSANAAQKLQANVGDSVRLFISRKLNGVNERAKRTFTVSAIISDSKFPRAAAFVSLDVLVAMEDYRDGYQAPLFGVTQGVEAKPRTQFAKARLYAKNLDAIAPLDDWFRQQHIDVMTQKSQIDAVKAISYVLNVIFSVIAWVSLLGCIASLIGAFLANIDRKRKDMAVLRLLGFRQFAVSLYIVLQALLLTSVAFILALGLYTIGSALFTSLLGTHLPEQAFVCQLTFWDLLIAMCSALLVALVVASIGALRAVSIEPAESLREI; encoded by the coding sequence GTGTCTTTATCAAACAATAGCGCCAATCCTAATCGCCTAGGCTTACTTTGCTCACTCGCTTGGCGTGACTTAATTTATGATCGCAAAGTCGCACTCTGTATTGTGTTCTCTTTAGTTTCTGTGATTGCGCCACTACTGCTACTGTTTGGACTAAAGAATGGCATTGTAACGCAGCTTCACAACCAACTGCTAAATGATCCTCGTAACCTTGAAATACGTATGTTAGGTAATGGCAACTACCCTCAAACTTGGTTTGATGAAATTGCGCAAAAAGAAGAAGTTCGTTTTGTTATCCCATTAACACGTAGCTTAAACACACAAGCCGATATTGTGATTGATGGGCAACATTTTATTGATAATGCCGAAATTATTCCGACGGCAGAGCACGATCCTTTATTAGAGGGTGCGACTATTCCTCAAAATGCAGACACCTTAGTGCTCTCTGCCAATGCGGCACAAAAACTACAGGCGAATGTAGGCGATAGTGTGCGCTTATTTATCAGCCGTAAGCTTAATGGTGTCAATGAACGAGCCAAACGTACCTTTACAGTCAGTGCCATTATCAGTGATAGCAAGTTTCCAAGAGCAGCCGCTTTTGTTTCTCTTGATGTTTTAGTCGCAATGGAAGATTACCGAGATGGTTATCAAGCACCTCTTTTTGGCGTAACACAAGGCGTTGAAGCAAAACCAAGAACCCAGTTTGCTAAAGCTCGCCTTTATGCAAAAAATTTAGATGCCATTGCGCCTCTTGATGATTGGTTTAGACAACAACACATCGATGTGATGACACAAAAAAGCCAAATAGACGCTGTAAAAGCAATCAGCTACGTCCTTAACGTAATTTTCTCCGTGATTGCATGGGTATCACTATTAGGCTGCATTGCCTCATTAATTGGTGCATTCCTTGCCAATATTGACCGTAAACGCAAAGACATGGCTGTACTACGTCTATTAGGTTTTCGTCAATTTGCCGTCTCTTTATATATTGTGTTGCAAGCACTGCTATTAACCAGTGTTGCCTTTATTTTAGCCCTTGGGCTTTATACCATCGGTAGCGCCTTATTTACCTCATTATTAGGTACACATTTACCTGAACAAGCCTTTGTTTGTCAGTTAACATTTTGGGATTTATTGATTGCCATGTGCAGTGCCTTACTGGTGGCCTTAGTGGTGGCAAGTATTGGCGCATTACGTGCCGTTTCGATTGAACCAGCGGAGAGCTTACGTGAAATTTAA
- a CDS encoding formylglycine-generating enzyme family protein: MKFNLSLLTLSFALLSSSFTASAKWDDKFVNPKALPDDVILPFPCDGSMIFRQVTIPLSQPLQDYSVTLGQEGDEWGYLEQSRAEHIAGSFPLKGKEKGRYYLMAKYPVTDLQYNAMQSVVNGKECPVASNKLRLPKVNISWYEAMQFADQYNQWLRSKHPEALPVEDGAKGFARLPTETEWEFAARGGLNVSASEFRDMRFPMPEGTKNYIWSAGSQSANGSLQLTGLLSPNPLGLHDMLGNVAEMMFEPFRLNKLDRLHGQAGGFIVRGGSYLTPESDMRSSWRQEEPYYTNTGANKNKYTGFRLAIVAPALTSRDKIKEIEKEWQQLGNEKPANNKSKTNSDNSINSLNTLSTQVQDEALKKQLAELKNTLRANAQLRDEQRDQAIRTSLQLGAFLCTKLKDDGEFYDRLIALHEKNCPTGTKDATCERRQAQVNEHKKTLDFVVSYYADTLVDMATTYDASLVKPQIDVVRQLMEARGKSNLNTYLSTYMQGLQGYWANGKVSRNEWLEACKKQ, translated from the coding sequence GTGAAATTTAATTTATCGCTGCTAACTTTATCATTCGCGCTGTTATCTAGCAGTTTTACCGCATCTGCCAAATGGGACGATAAATTCGTTAACCCAAAAGCTTTACCTGATGATGTGATCTTGCCTTTCCCTTGTGACGGTTCAATGATCTTTCGCCAAGTCACTATTCCATTAAGTCAACCGTTACAAGACTACAGCGTGACGCTAGGGCAAGAAGGCGATGAATGGGGTTATTTAGAGCAATCACGAGCTGAACATATTGCGGGTAGTTTCCCACTAAAAGGCAAAGAAAAAGGCCGTTATTACCTTATGGCGAAATATCCAGTTACTGATCTGCAATATAACGCCATGCAGAGCGTGGTTAACGGTAAAGAGTGCCCTGTTGCTTCAAATAAATTACGTTTACCAAAAGTGAATATCAGTTGGTATGAAGCAATGCAATTTGCAGATCAATATAACCAATGGTTAAGAAGCAAACATCCAGAAGCACTCCCTGTTGAAGATGGCGCAAAAGGTTTTGCAAGATTACCGACAGAAACAGAATGGGAATTTGCGGCGCGTGGTGGTTTAAACGTCTCTGCCTCAGAATTTCGTGATATGCGTTTCCCAATGCCAGAAGGCACCAAAAACTATATTTGGTCAGCAGGTAGCCAATCCGCTAATGGCTCATTACAGCTCACCGGTTTGTTATCACCGAACCCACTTGGCTTACATGATATGTTGGGTAATGTCGCTGAAATGATGTTTGAGCCTTTTAGACTCAATAAACTCGACCGCTTACATGGACAAGCGGGTGGATTTATTGTGCGCGGTGGTAGCTATCTCACCCCAGAAAGCGATATGCGCAGTTCATGGCGTCAAGAAGAGCCTTATTACACTAATACTGGTGCGAATAAAAACAAATACACAGGCTTTCGTTTAGCGATAGTTGCCCCAGCATTAACCTCACGTGACAAAATCAAAGAGATAGAAAAAGAGTGGCAACAATTAGGTAATGAGAAACCCGCTAACAATAAATCAAAAACCAATAGCGATAATTCCATTAATAGCCTAAATACGCTATCAACCCAAGTACAAGATGAAGCATTGAAGAAACAATTAGCTGAATTGAAAAATACATTACGCGCAAACGCACAACTGCGTGATGAACAACGAGATCAAGCTATCCGCACTTCACTGCAATTAGGTGCTTTTTTATGTACCAAATTAAAAGATGATGGCGAATTTTATGATCGATTAATCGCTCTCCATGAAAAAAACTGCCCTACTGGCACAAAAGATGCCACATGTGAGCGACGTCAAGCGCAAGTTAATGAACATAAAAAAACCCTCGACTTTGTTGTGAGCTATTACGCAGACACCTTAGTGGATATGGCAACAACGTATGATGCTTCTTTAGTAAAACCTCAAATTGACGTTGTACGCCAATTGATGGAGGCCAGAGGAAAATCCAATTTAAATACGTACCTTTCAACGTATATGCAAGGACTGCAAGGATATTGGGCTAATGGTAAAGTTTCACGCAATGAATGGCTTGAAGCGTGCAAAAAACAATAA
- a CDS encoding Ail/Lom family outer membrane beta-barrel protein, which produces MKTKLLSALFISGLLATSSVYAQNDFTLDKTTLSAGYAQVKMAGQNPMHGGVFSIRQEVNSQFGLLVTTTYAQNEYDLNKSINTFFKDVNARYYSVMAGPTVRLNDFISVYGTAGMSQIQFKSEHSELKKVKKNAFSWGAGLIINPAEMVSISLGYENSRFKFKNTDDRIILDGFIANIGYRF; this is translated from the coding sequence ATGAAAACGAAATTACTATCTGCTTTATTTATAAGTGGCTTATTGGCGACCTCTTCTGTTTATGCTCAAAATGATTTTACATTAGATAAAACCACACTTTCAGCAGGTTATGCACAAGTCAAAATGGCTGGTCAAAATCCAATGCATGGCGGTGTTTTTTCTATTCGCCAAGAAGTCAATTCACAATTTGGTCTTTTAGTCACAACGACTTACGCCCAAAATGAATATGATCTAAATAAATCGATTAATACTTTCTTTAAAGACGTCAATGCACGTTATTACTCTGTTATGGCGGGCCCCACAGTACGTTTAAATGATTTTATTAGTGTTTATGGCACGGCAGGGATGAGCCAAATTCAATTTAAATCTGAACATTCTGAATTAAAAAAAGTAAAGAAAAATGCATTTAGTTGGGGCGCAGGTTTAATCATTAATCCAGCAGAAATGGTTTCTATTTCTCTCGGATATGAAAATAGCCGTTTTAAATTTAAAAACACCGATGACCGAATTATTTTAGATGGTTTTATTGCTAATATCGGTTATCGTTTTTAA
- the chbG gene encoding chitin disaccharide deacetylase: MAGLLIVNADDFGLSKGQNYGIAECFRYGVVSSTTALVNAEGIKHAAQLRHDLPGLGVGLHFTLTMGKPLSPLPSLTREGVLGKWVWQMAEEGNLPLDEIRVELKAQYQRFIEIFGCEPDHIDSHHHVHMFKQIFPIVAEFAKEKSLPMRVDRRLAHKEGIDTQSVISSDGFDSQFYGDEITQALFLKVLDESKARHEHSIEVMTHPAFVDNPLRASGYCFQRLTELEVLTDSALKQAILERGYRLGTYQDLM, encoded by the coding sequence ATGGCGGGTTTATTAATTGTGAATGCGGATGATTTTGGGCTAAGTAAAGGGCAAAACTACGGTATTGCAGAGTGTTTTCGTTATGGGGTGGTTAGCTCAACAACAGCACTTGTCAATGCTGAAGGAATTAAACATGCCGCACAATTACGTCATGATTTGCCCGGATTAGGCGTTGGGCTTCATTTTACGTTGACGATGGGTAAACCACTGTCTCCTTTACCTTCTTTAACGCGTGAAGGTGTCTTAGGGAAATGGGTATGGCAAATGGCAGAAGAGGGCAATTTGCCACTTGATGAAATTCGTGTTGAGCTTAAAGCACAATATCAGCGTTTTATTGAGATCTTTGGTTGTGAACCAGACCATATTGATAGTCACCATCATGTGCATATGTTTAAACAAATTTTTCCTATTGTGGCGGAGTTTGCCAAAGAAAAATCGCTACCAATGCGGGTTGATAGACGACTCGCACACAAAGAGGGGATTGATACTCAAAGTGTAATAAGTAGTGATGGTTTTGATAGTCAATTTTATGGTGATGAAATCACTCAAGCACTGTTTTTAAAGGTACTTGATGAATCGAAAGCGCGGCATGAGCATTCTATTGAAGTGATGACACACCCTGCTTTTGTTGATAACCCATTGCGTGCAAGTGGTTATTGTTTTCAGCGTCTAACAGAACTTGAAGTCTTAACCGATAGCGCATTAAAACAGGCCATTTTGGAACGAGGTTATCGGCTAGGCACGTATCAAGATTTAATGTAG
- a CDS encoding 6-phospho-beta-glucosidase has translation MSHKLKVVTIGGGSSYTPELLEGFIKRYHELPITELWLVDIEEGKEKLDIIFALCQRMVKKAGIPLTLYKTLNRREALKEADFVTTQLRVGQLKARELDESIPLSHGYLGQETNGAGGLFKGLRTIPVIFDIIKDVEEICPNAWIINFTNPAGMVTEAVYRHTNFKKFIGVCNIPIGMKMFITDVLKLTDKDELSIDLFGLNHMVFIKDVIVNGQSRFPELLDGVASGTLTAGSVKNIFDLPFSEGLIRSLNMLPCSYLLYYFKQKEMLAIEMGEYYKGGARAKVVQKVEKQLFELYKDPDLNIKPKELELRGGAYYSDAACEVINAIYNDKHAEHYVNIPHHGHIDNIPADWSIEVTAILGRDGAKPHPRLTHFDEKVMGLIHTIKAFEIAASKAAISGELNDALLAMNLTPLVLSDKDAEVLTREMLLAHKAHLPNFAKAITELEKASH, from the coding sequence ATGAGTCATAAATTAAAAGTTGTTACCATTGGTGGTGGAAGCAGTTATACGCCTGAATTATTAGAAGGTTTTATTAAGCGCTATCATGAACTACCGATCACTGAATTATGGCTAGTGGATATTGAAGAAGGAAAAGAGAAGCTTGATATTATTTTTGCGCTTTGTCAGCGCATGGTAAAAAAGGCAGGTATTCCTTTAACCCTTTATAAAACCCTTAATCGCCGTGAAGCATTAAAAGAGGCTGATTTTGTCACAACACAATTGCGTGTTGGTCAATTGAAAGCAAGAGAGCTTGATGAATCTATTCCTTTAAGTCATGGCTATTTAGGGCAAGAGACTAATGGTGCTGGGGGGCTATTTAAGGGTTTACGCACTATCCCTGTTATTTTCGATATTATTAAGGATGTTGAAGAAATTTGCCCTAATGCGTGGATCATCAACTTTACGAATCCAGCAGGAATGGTAACAGAAGCCGTTTATCGTCATACCAATTTTAAGAAATTTATTGGGGTTTGTAATATCCCAATCGGTATGAAAATGTTTATTACCGATGTTTTGAAGTTAACGGATAAAGATGAACTCTCTATTGATTTATTTGGTTTAAATCACATGGTGTTTATTAAAGACGTTATTGTTAATGGTCAATCCCGTTTTCCTGAATTATTGGACGGTGTGGCTTCAGGAACCTTAACCGCGGGCTCTGTAAAAAATATTTTTGACTTACCTTTTAGTGAAGGGTTGATCCGCTCTCTTAATATGCTGCCATGCTCTTATTTACTGTATTACTTCAAGCAAAAAGAGATGTTAGCGATTGAAATGGGTGAATACTATAAAGGGGGCGCTCGCGCTAAAGTCGTACAAAAAGTCGAAAAGCAACTGTTTGAGTTGTATAAAGATCCTGATTTAAATATCAAACCGAAAGAGTTGGAATTACGTGGCGGTGCTTATTACTCTGATGCGGCGTGCGAAGTGATAAATGCTATTTATAATGATAAACATGCTGAGCATTATGTGAATATTCCTCATCATGGCCATATTGATAATATTCCAGCAGATTGGTCAATTGAGGTGACTGCTATTTTAGGACGTGATGGCGCTAAACCTCATCCACGTTTAACGCATTTTGATGAAAAAGTGATGGGATTAATTCATACCATCAAAGCCTTTGAGATCGCGGCCAGCAAAGCGGCTATCAGTGGTGAATTAAATGATGCTTTATTAGCGATGAATTTAACACCGTTAGTACTTTCAGATAAAGATGCAGAAGTCCTTACACGAGAGATGTTATTAGCGCATAAAGCACATCTACCTAATTTTGCTAAAGCAATTACAGAGTTAGAAAAAGCCTCTCATTAA
- the chbR gene encoding transcriptional regulator ChbR: protein MNTVVESLRAQSEIRMVYEDQLFNGKNFHVFIYNKTESVSGLHQHDYYEFTIVLTGRYYQEINGKKILLERGDFVFIPIGSHHQSFYDFGATRILNVGISKAFFDKHYLSLLPSYFIASQVYELKNEFLSYIESVIGSLNFRHTEFNEFIEMVTFNVVNRLRHHRENRTQDDIPLWLRDTVNEMHDKQKFGENALVNMVMLSGKSQEYLTRATRRYYDKTPMQIIHDIRINFAKKQLEITNYSITDIAFDAGYSSPSLFIKTFKKITSLTPNSYRKNLYSIKETN, encoded by the coding sequence ATGAATACCGTGGTGGAGTCATTGAGAGCACAAAGCGAAATACGCATGGTCTATGAAGATCAGCTATTTAATGGCAAAAACTTTCATGTCTTTATTTATAATAAAACAGAGAGTGTCAGTGGGCTGCATCAGCATGATTATTATGAATTCACCATTGTATTAACAGGACGCTATTATCAAGAGATTAATGGTAAAAAGATTTTATTAGAGCGGGGTGACTTTGTTTTTATCCCCATCGGCTCTCATCATCAAAGTTTTTATGATTTTGGTGCAACTCGTATTTTAAATGTGGGAATTAGTAAAGCCTTTTTTGATAAACATTATCTCTCGTTATTGCCTTCTTATTTTATTGCTTCACAAGTTTATGAATTGAAAAATGAGTTTCTGTCCTATATTGAATCTGTTATTGGCTCCCTGAACTTCCGCCATACTGAATTTAATGAATTTATTGAAATGGTCACCTTTAATGTGGTGAATAGATTACGACACCATCGAGAAAACAGAACGCAAGACGATATTCCCTTATGGCTGAGAGACACTGTAAACGAGATGCATGACAAACAAAAATTTGGTGAAAATGCACTGGTTAATATGGTGATGTTATCAGGGAAATCACAAGAATATTTAACCCGAGCAACTCGGCGTTATTACGATAAAACACCAATGCAAATTATTCATGATATTCGAATTAATTTTGCGAAAAAACAATTGGAAATTACAAACTACTCGATAACAGATATTGCTTTTGATGCGGGTTACAGCAGTCCAAGTTTATTTATTAAGACATTTAAGAAAATAACATCGCTGACACCTAATAGTTATCGGAAGAATTTATACAGTATTAAAGAAACAAACTAA
- the chbA gene encoding PTS N,N'-diacetylchitobiose transporter subunit IIA translates to MLDIENAVDSSATDDEFEEIIMGLIINSGQARSVAYGALKKAKEGDFDGAKKLMEQSREALNEAHKIQTRLIGDDQGVGKTKVSLVLVHAQDHLMTSMLARELVTELIELHEKIK, encoded by the coding sequence ATGTTAGATATTGAAAATGCCGTTGATAGCAGTGCAACCGATGACGAATTTGAAGAGATCATTATGGGGCTCATTATTAACTCAGGCCAAGCGCGTAGTGTGGCTTATGGTGCATTAAAAAAAGCCAAAGAAGGTGATTTTGATGGCGCTAAAAAATTAATGGAGCAATCTCGCGAAGCATTAAATGAAGCACATAAAATACAGACGCGTTTAATTGGTGATGATCAAGGCGTCGGAAAAACAAAAGTCAGTTTGGTATTAGTCCATGCGCAAGATCATTTGATGACATCGATGTTAGCCAGGGAGTTAGTGACAGAATTAATCGAGTTACATGAGAAGATAAAATAA
- the chbC gene encoding PTS N,N'-diacetylchitobiose transporter subunit IIC, protein MSKFIGSLEKVLLPFAVKIGKQPHVNAIKNGFIRLMPLTLAGAMFVLINNVFLSFGDGSFFYSLGIRLDASTIETLNGFKAIGGNVYNGTLGIMSLMAPFFIGMALAEERKVDPIAAGLLSIAAFMTVTPYNAGGAYAVGANWLGGANIISGIIIGLVVAEMFTFIVRRNWVIRLPDSVPASVSRSFSALIPGFIILSVMGVVSWGLATYETNFHQIILDSISTPLASMGSVVGWAYVIFTSLLWFFGIHGSLALAALDSGIMTPWALENVSIYTEYGSVEAALAAGKTFHLWAKPMLDSFIFLGGTGATLGLILAIFIASRRADHRQVAKLALPAGLFQINEPIIFGLPVIMNPVMFIPFILIQPILAAITVTAYYLGIIPPVTNIAPWTMPTGLGAFFNTNGSIAALLLALFNLGVATLIYLPFVIISNKAQTEIEKEESEEDIANALKF, encoded by the coding sequence ATGAGTAAGTTTATTGGTTCACTTGAAAAGGTACTCCTTCCTTTTGCGGTTAAAATTGGAAAGCAACCTCACGTCAATGCGATTAAAAATGGCTTTATTCGTTTAATGCCGTTAACCCTTGCAGGGGCAATGTTTGTACTTATCAATAACGTCTTTCTTAGTTTTGGTGATGGCTCCTTTTTTTATTCTTTAGGTATCCGCCTTGATGCATCCACAATAGAAACACTCAATGGTTTTAAAGCCATAGGAGGGAATGTCTATAACGGTACATTGGGGATCATGTCGTTGATGGCCCCCTTCTTTATTGGAATGGCTTTAGCTGAAGAGCGTAAAGTTGATCCAATTGCGGCAGGCTTACTTTCTATTGCCGCCTTTATGACCGTAACACCTTATAACGCAGGTGGCGCTTATGCAGTAGGTGCTAACTGGTTAGGTGGTGCCAATATTATTTCTGGTATCATTATTGGTCTTGTTGTAGCTGAGATGTTTACCTTTATTGTGCGTCGCAACTGGGTTATCCGTTTACCAGATAGCGTGCCAGCCTCTGTTTCACGCTCATTCTCTGCATTAATTCCCGGCTTTATTATTCTATCAGTTATGGGGGTCGTTTCGTGGGGATTAGCGACGTATGAGACGAACTTCCATCAAATTATTTTAGATTCTATCTCAACACCATTAGCATCAATGGGCTCTGTGGTGGGTTGGGCTTACGTTATCTTCACCTCTCTACTGTGGTTCTTTGGTATTCATGGTTCTCTTGCACTTGCAGCACTTGATAGTGGCATTATGACGCCTTGGGCGTTAGAGAACGTCTCAATTTATACTGAATACGGTTCAGTGGAAGCGGCGCTCGCGGCAGGTAAAACGTTCCATCTCTGGGCGAAACCTATGTTAGATTCCTTTATCTTCTTAGGGGGAACAGGGGCAACATTGGGGCTTATTTTGGCTATCTTTATTGCATCTCGTCGTGCCGATCATCGCCAAGTGGCAAAACTGGCATTACCAGCAGGTTTATTCCAAATTAACGAACCGATTATTTTTGGTCTACCTGTGATTATGAACCCAGTCATGTTTATTCCCTTTATTCTTATTCAGCCTATTCTTGCTGCAATTACGGTGACGGCTTATTACTTAGGGATAATCCCACCAGTAACAAATATTGCACCGTGGACAATGCCAACCGGGCTAGGTGCCTTCTTTAATACCAACGGTAGTATTGCGGCACTGTTATTAGCACTGTTTAACTTGGGGGTTGCCACACTGATTTATCTTCCTTTCGTGATTATTTCAAATAAAGCGCAAACTGAAATTGAAAAAGAAGAAAGTGAAGAAGATATTGCCAATGCGTTGAAATTTTAA
- a CDS encoding PTS sugar transporter subunit IIB — MQKKYIYLFCSAGMSTSLLVTKMRAQAEKYEVPVVIEAFPETLAAQKGQDADLILLGPQISWMLPDIQKLLPNKPVEVIDSLLYGKVDGLGVLKAAVASIKKASATTN, encoded by the coding sequence ATGCAAAAGAAATATATTTACTTATTTTGTTCTGCTGGCATGTCAACATCTCTTCTCGTGACCAAAATGCGAGCACAAGCAGAAAAATATGAGGTACCCGTGGTCATTGAAGCATTTCCTGAAACCTTAGCGGCACAAAAAGGACAGGATGCAGATCTGATTTTACTTGGACCACAAATTAGCTGGATGTTGCCTGATATCCAAAAATTACTCCCGAATAAACCGGTCGAAGTGATCGATTCTTTGTTATATGGAAAAGTAGATGGTTTAGGTGTGTTAAAAGCCGCTGTCGCCTCTATTAAAAAAGCATCTGCAACAACAAATTAA
- a CDS encoding siderophore ABC transporter substrate-binding protein translates to MFKKSLSPLFLLLSSLVIAGCDNAQDTSTAQSAEKQTLTIEHFQGTTEIPAHPQKVVVMNMETLDIIDALGVSIVGLPQTNVHLPKFLEKYTNPNDYINEGALFEPNYEKLSTTAPDLILSGSRARDAYAKLSEIAPAISMDIDPKRFVESLAERTTTLGQIFGKEEQAKKLLADFHSKIDTVKTKTPDAGKAMVVLVSGGKISAYGPGSRFGFIYDVLGFEPAYVFDSPGSHGNIVNSELLLKLNPDWMFVIDRDAAIGREDSQPAQQVLDNALVRKVNAWNKDQVIYLDASSIYISGGIQTYSRLMDTINQALDQKNKVTE, encoded by the coding sequence ATGTTTAAAAAGTCATTAAGCCCACTGTTTTTACTGCTTTCTTCACTTGTTATCGCTGGTTGTGATAATGCTCAAGACACATCAACAGCACAATCAGCAGAGAAACAAACTCTCACGATTGAACATTTCCAAGGGACCACTGAAATCCCTGCACACCCACAAAAAGTGGTTGTGATGAATATGGAAACACTCGATATTATTGATGCATTAGGTGTTTCTATTGTGGGTCTTCCACAAACGAATGTTCATTTACCAAAATTCTTAGAGAAATACACCAATCCGAACGACTATATCAATGAAGGTGCATTATTTGAGCCGAACTATGAAAAACTCAGTACAACAGCACCTGATTTAATTTTAAGTGGTAGTCGTGCTCGTGATGCGTATGCAAAATTAAGTGAAATTGCCCCTGCGATTTCGATGGATATCGATCCTAAACGTTTCGTTGAAAGCCTTGCCGAGCGCACAACAACATTAGGTCAAATTTTTGGCAAAGAAGAACAAGCCAAAAAATTACTGGCTGATTTCCATAGCAAAATTGATACCGTAAAAACCAAAACGCCAGACGCAGGTAAAGCAATGGTCGTTTTAGTCAGTGGCGGTAAAATTTCGGCTTATGGTCCAGGCTCTCGCTTTGGCTTTATCTATGATGTATTAGGTTTTGAACCCGCTTATGTTTTTGATAGCCCAGGTTCACACGGCAACATCGTTAACTCTGAATTACTGTTAAAACTTAACCCAGACTGGATGTTTGTTATTGATCGTGATGCCGCAATTGGTCGTGAAGATTCACAACCTGCTCAACAAGTTCTTGATAATGCTCTGGTCAGAAAAGTAAATGCTTGGAATAAAGACCAAGTTATCTATCTTGATGCAAGTTCCATTTATATCTCTGGCGGGATCCAAACATACTCTCGCTTAATGGATACAATTAATCAGGCATTGGATCAAAAAAATAAAGTAACTGAATGA